One Candidatus Polarisedimenticolia bacterium genomic window carries:
- a CDS encoding efflux RND transporter periplasmic adaptor subunit, with protein MRRFPKAVAWLILAVAVAAGVFFGVRLLGPGERAAGDSDAVTRQPAKIRYHCPMHPTVITDHPGSCPICGMQMVPLEEQPPSSGGGAAQSTPGKKVFYRSSMNPSEVSDRPGKDSMGMEMERVEVEEDSGGEAVEGLATVHVPDRKRQLIGVRTEPVGPVRFVRTLQAVGRVTVDEARIHHLHTKVEGWVERLLVNATGERVRRGQTLLTIYSPELLATQEEHLLALRARQALGPDAPPDAIRRADGLLGSSRRRLLLYDLAPTLVDELERAGMPMKEVPFRSPIPGYVLQRNVTQGERITPDSNLLDIADLSRVWVLASVYEYEVPFVHVGQEATMSLAYQPGKTYRGRVDLIYPVLEASSRTVQVRLEFANPEMELKPEMFAEVRIEADLGSRLAAPESAILSTGTRDLVFVEVGEGTFEPREVTLGVRMPDTAEVLAGLKEGERVVTSGNFLLDSESKLKAALKEAAGRSSRAPQTRPQSATAPSGERR; from the coding sequence ATGCGCAGGTTCCCTAAGGCGGTTGCATGGTTGATCCTGGCTGTGGCAGTTGCGGCAGGGGTTTTCTTCGGTGTCAGGCTCCTTGGACCGGGTGAGCGGGCGGCGGGCGATTCGGACGCTGTGACCCGGCAGCCCGCCAAGATCCGCTATCACTGCCCCATGCATCCGACGGTGATTACCGATCATCCGGGTAGTTGCCCCATCTGCGGCATGCAGATGGTCCCGCTGGAGGAGCAGCCGCCTTCCTCGGGCGGCGGGGCGGCGCAGTCGACGCCAGGGAAAAAGGTCTTCTATCGCTCCAGCATGAATCCATCGGAAGTGTCGGACCGGCCAGGCAAGGACTCCATGGGCATGGAAATGGAGCGTGTCGAAGTCGAGGAAGACTCTGGCGGTGAAGCCGTCGAAGGGCTCGCGACGGTCCATGTGCCGGATCGCAAGCGTCAGCTCATCGGGGTGCGCACCGAGCCGGTCGGGCCGGTTCGTTTCGTGCGCACGCTGCAAGCGGTGGGGCGCGTGACGGTCGACGAGGCGCGCATCCATCACCTTCATACCAAGGTCGAGGGCTGGGTTGAGCGCTTGCTGGTCAACGCAACGGGGGAAAGAGTCCGCCGGGGTCAGACACTGCTGACCATCTACAGTCCGGAGCTCCTCGCGACGCAGGAGGAGCACTTGCTGGCGCTGCGGGCCCGTCAGGCCCTGGGCCCAGACGCTCCACCCGACGCCATCCGTCGGGCCGACGGGTTGCTGGGAAGCTCCCGGCGCAGGCTCCTTCTCTACGATCTGGCGCCAACGCTCGTGGACGAGCTGGAGCGAGCCGGCATGCCGATGAAGGAAGTCCCGTTCCGATCGCCGATTCCAGGCTACGTCCTGCAGCGCAACGTCACGCAGGGGGAGAGAATCACGCCTGATTCGAACCTCCTCGACATCGCGGACTTGTCCCGAGTCTGGGTGCTGGCTTCGGTGTACGAATACGAGGTTCCTTTCGTACACGTGGGACAGGAGGCGACGATGTCGCTTGCCTACCAACCCGGGAAAACCTATCGCGGCAGAGTGGATCTCATCTATCCGGTCCTGGAAGCTTCCAGCCGGACGGTCCAGGTGCGCCTCGAATTCGCAAACCCCGAGATGGAGCTGAAGCCCGAGATGTTCGCGGAGGTCCGCATCGAGGCGGATCTGGGTTCGCGGCTCGCGGCGCCGGAGAGCGCCATCCTCTCCACCGGAACGAGGGACCTGGTCTTCGTGGAGGTTGGCGAAGGAACCTTCGAGCCGAGGGAAGTGACCCTGGGGGTGCGGATGCCGGACACCGCGGAGGTCCTGGCCGGCCTCAAGGAAGGGGAGCGTGTCGTGACCTCGGGCAATTTCCTGCTGGATTCGGAGTCGAAGCTGAAGGCCGCCCTGAAGGAAGCTGCCGGGCGCTCCTCGCGCGCGCCGCAGACTCGACCGCAATCCGCGACCGCCCCGTCGGGCGAGCGCCGCTAG